One Hordeum vulgare subsp. vulgare chromosome 4H, MorexV3_pseudomolecules_assembly, whole genome shotgun sequence DNA window includes the following coding sequences:
- the LOC123448737 gene encoding leucine-rich repeat receptor protein kinase HPCA1 — protein sequence MGLRGMLLALALLLWVCVRASHGVTDSQDTSVLRALMDQWQNSPPTWGQSDDPCGDSPWDGVICSNNRVISIKVSTMGIKGVLAADIGQLTELQSLDLSFNKDLGGVLTPTIGNLKQLATLILAGCSFHGNIPDELGSLPKLSYMALNSNQFSGKIPASLGNLSSLYWFDVADNQLTGPLPISSNGGMGLDKLTKTKHFHFNKNQLSGPIPDALFSPEMTLIHLLFDGNKFTGDIPDSLGFVSTLEVVRLDRNSLSGPVPANLNNLTNVNELNLANNQLNGPLPNLSGMTLLNYVDLSNNTFDPSPSPQWFWKLPQLSALIIQSGRLYGTVPMRMFSSPQLQQVILDGNAFNGTLDLGRSISSELSMVSFKDNDFSSVTVTSSYNGTLALAGNPVCDHLPNTAYCNLTQHAPSPAYTTSLVKCFSGACPPEQSMSPQSCGCAYPYQGVMYFRAPLFADVGNGTAFQELESKLWSKLELSPGSVALQDPFFNSDSYMQVQVKLFPSGGPYLNRSEVMRIGFDLSNQTFKPPKEFGPYYFIASPYPFPDRNGPASKSKGAIIGIAVGCGVLVIALVGAAVYALMQRRRAQKATEELGGPFASWARSEERGGAPRLKGARWFSCEELKRSTNNFAEANELGYGGYGKVYRGMLPNGQFIAIKRAQQGSMQGGHEFKTEIELLSRVHHKNLVGLVGFCFEQGEQMLVYEYMSAGTLRDSLTGKSGLHLDWKKRLRVALGAARGLAYLHELADPPIIHRDVKSSNILMDEHLTAKVADFGLSKLVSDSDKGHVSTQVKGTLGYLDPEYYMSQQLTEKSDVYSFGVVMLELIIARQPIDKGKYIVREAKRVFDAADTDFCGLRGMIDSRIMNTNHLAAFSKFVQLALRCVEEGAAARPSMSDVVKEIEMMLQSEGLSSASTSASTSATDFDVTKSAPRHPYNDPLPNKDKGMSTDSFDDYSGGYSFQSKVEPK from the exons ATGGGACTGCGAGGGATGCTTCTCGCTCTGGCCTTGCTGCTCTGGGTGTGCGTGCGAGCAAGCCATGGAGTCACGGACAGCCAGGACA CTTCTGTTCTCCGAGCGTTAATGGATCAGTGGCAGAACTCACCGCCGACGTGGGGACAGTCCGACGATCCCTGCGGTGATTCGCCATGGGACGGAGTGATATGCAGCAACAACAGGGTGATCTCCAT AAAAGTGTCAACCATGGGCATCAAGGGAGTTCTGGCTGCTGACATCGGCCAGTTGACCGAGCTGCAATCCCT GGACCTGTCGTTCAACAAGGACCTTGGAGGTGTGCTCACTCCGACAATCGGTAACTTGAAGCAGCTTGCAACCTT GATTCTGGCAGGGTGCAGCTTTCATGGCAACATCCCTGATGAGCTAGGGAGTCTTCCAAAACTATCTTACAT GGCTCTGAACTCGAATCAGTTCTCTGGAAAAATACCAGCATCTCTGGGCAATCTCTCCAGCCTCTATTGGTTTGATGTCGCCGACAATCAGCTGACCGGCCCATTGCCAATCTCATCAAACGGGGGAATGGGTCTAGACAAGCTTACAAAAACCAAACACTT CCACTTCAATAAGAACCAATTGTCTGGTCCCATCCCAGATGCTCTCTTCAGCCCTGAGATGACACTGATTCATCT GCTTTTTGATGGAAATAAATTCACCGGTGACATCCCGGACTCTCTTGGGTTTGTTAGTACACTCGAAGTTGT CCGGCTGGATAGAAATTCCCTCTCCGGCCCGGTTCCGGCGAACCTGAATAACCTCACCAACGTAAACGAGCT CAACTTAGCCAACAACCAGCTTAACGGACCGTTGCCTAATCTATCCGGGATGACGCTTCTCAATTATGT CGATCTGAGTAACAACACATTTGATCCTTCCCCGAGCCCACAGTGGTTTTGGAAGTTGCCACAGCTCTCGGCTCT GATCATACAATCCGGAAGACTCTACGGCACGGTGCCAATGAGGATGTTCAGCAGCCCGCAGCTGCAGCAAGT AATCCTGGACGGCAACGCGTTCAATGGCACCCTGGACCTGGGGAGGAGCATCAGCAGCGAGCTGAGCATGGTGAGCTTCAAGGACAATGACTTCTCCTCCGTTACGGTGACCTCCAGCTACAACGGCACCCTCGC GCTGGCCGGGAACCCGGTGTGCGACCACCTACCGAACACGGCGTACTGCAACTTGACGCAGCACGCGCCTTCGCCGGCGTACACGACGAGCCTGGTGAAGTGCTTCTCCGGGGCGTGCCCGCCGGAGCAGAGCATGAGCCCGCAGAGCTGCGGGTGCGCGTACCCGTACCAGGGGGTGATGTACTTCCGCGCGCCCTTGTTCGCGGACGTGGGCAACGGCACGGCGTTCCAGGAGCTGGAGAGCAAGCTGTGGAGCAAGCTGGAGCTCAGCCCGGGGTCCGTCGCCCTGCAGGACCCCTTCTTCAACAGCGACTCCTACATGCAGGTCCAGGTGAAGCTCTTCCCTTCCGGCGGCCCCTACTTGAACCGGTCCGAGGTGATGCGCATCGGCTTCGACCTCAGCAACCAGACATTCAAGCCGCCCAAGGAGTTCGGCCCCTACTACTTCATCGCCTCCCCGTACCCCTTCCCAG ATCGGAACGGGCCGGCGTCAAAGAGCAAGGGCGCCATCATCGGGATCGCGGTTGGCTGCGGCGTGCTGGTCATCGCGCTCGTCGGAGCGGCCGTCTACGCGCTCATGCAGAGGCGGCGCGCGCAGAAGGCCACGGAAGAGCTCGGTGGGCCTTTCG cgTCGTGGGCTCGGAGCGAGGAGAGGGGCGGCGCGCCGCGGCTGAAAGGGGCGAGGTGGTTCTCGTGCGAGGAGCTGAAGCGGAGCACCAACAACTTCGCGGAAGCGAACGAGCTGGGGTACGGAGGGTACGGCAAGGTGTACAGGGGCATGCTGCCCAACGGTCAGTTCATCGCCATCAAGAGGGCGCAGCAAGGGTCGATGCAGGGCGGGCACGAGTTCAAGACCGAGATCGAGCTGCTCTCCCGGGTGCACCACAAGAACCTCGTCGGCCTCGTCGGCTTCTGCTTCGAGCAGGGCGAGCAGATGCTCGTCTACGAGTACATGTCCGCCGGCACGCTGCGCGACAGCCTCACCG GGAAGAGCGGCCTGCATCTCGACTGGAAGAAGCGGCTCCGGGTGGCGCTGGGCGCGGCACGCGGCCTCGCCTACCTGCATGAGCTCGCCGACCCGCCCATCATCCACCGGGACGTCAAGTCCAGCAACATCCTCATGGACGAGCACCTCACCGCCAAGGTCGCCGACTTCGGCCTCTCCAAATTAGTGTCTGACAGCGACAAGGGCCACGTCAGCACCCAAGTCAAAGGAACGCTG GGTTATCTGGACCCCGAGTACTACATGTCCCAGCAACTCACCGAGAAGAGCGACGTCTACAGCTTCGGCGTGGTCATGCTCGAGCTGATCATCGCCAGGCAACCGATCGACAAGGGCAAGTACATCGTCAGGgaggccaagagggttttcgACGCCGCCGACACCGACTTCTGCGGCCTCAGGGGCATGATAGACTCCAGGATCATGAACACCAACCATCTCGCCGCCTTCAGCAAGTTCGTGCAGCTGGCCCTCCGGTGCGTGGAGGAGGGCGCTGCCGCCAGACCGTCGATGAGCGACGTCGTCAAGGAGATCGAGATGATGCTGCAGAGCGAGGGGCTCAGCAGCGCCTCGACGTCCGCCTCCACGTCTGCGACGGACTTCGATGTCACTAAAAGCGCTCCTCGCCACCCTTACAATGATCCTCTCCCAAACAAGGACAAGGGCATGAGCACCGACTCGTTCGACGACTACAGCGGAGGATATTCCTTCCAGTCAAAGGTCGAACCAAAGTAG
- the LOC123448736 gene encoding probable dolichyl pyrophosphate Man9GlcNAc2 alpha-1,3-glucosyltransferase yields MAKAKKSRNSAPDPSVAARLPWQPPAPPLVTALLISFAALLLRALVSVGPYSGQGAAPKFGDYEAQRHWMELTLHLPSSDWYRNTSDNDLAYWGLDYPPLSAYQSRLHARLINASLPDAVALRSSRGFESQESKLLMRWTVLSSDLMVFFPAALWFVWAYMKDGVGGSGERREGWTWLLAMVLLNPCLVLIDHGHFQYNCISLGLTLGAIAGILSRNQLVAAALFSLAINHKQMSMYFAPAFFGHLLGKCLKQKYPIIEIMKLGFVVLGTFALVWWPYVHSYEAAMQVISRLAPFERGIYEDYVANFWCTTSVLIKWKRLFAIKPLKLMSLSATILAFLPSFLQQVKSPSNLGFLYSLLNSSFSFYLFSYQVHEKSILLPLLPASLLALHEPQLHGWFTYYALFSMYPLICRDQLLLQYIAVLGLFVLIYYPPGGNYGKGVKFPSGIMVVLSLPFLCSILLHTVYLQIEPPKRYPFLFDALIMFICFSQFIILTLYTNYKQWMLDFHPRPVGRKKDL; encoded by the exons ATGGCGAAGGCGAAGAAGTCCCGGAACTCCGCCCCAGATCCATCGGTCGCCGCCCGGCTACCATGgcagcccccagcgccgccgctcgTTACTGCCCTCCTTATCTCCTTCGCTGCCCTCCTTCTCCGCGCGCTTGTCTCCGTCGGCCCCTACTCGGGCCAGGGCGCAGCACCCAAATTCGGCGACTACGAGGCTCAGCGGCACTGGATGGAGCTCACCCTCCACCTCCCCTCCTCCGACTGGTACCGCAACACCTCCGACAACGACCTCGCTTACTGGGGCCTCGACTACCCACCCCTCTCCGCCTACCAGAGCCGGCTCCACGCCCGCCTCATCAACGCCTCCCTCCCCGACGCTGTCGCCCTCCGATCCTCTCGCGGCTTTGAGTCCCAGGAATC GAAGCTGCTTATGCGGTGGACAGTACTCTCGTCTGATCTCATGGTGTTCTTCCCGGCGGCGCTATGGTTTGTGTGGGCGTACATGAAGGACGGGGTTGGCGGTAGTGGGGAGAGGCGAGAGGGGTGGACGTGGCTGCTCGCCATGGTTCTTCTCAACCCGTGTTTAGTATTAATCGACCACGGCCATTTTCAG TATAACTGCATCAGTCTTGGGCTGACACTCGGAGCGATTGCTGGTATTCTGTCGAGGAACcaacttgttgctgctgctctctTCAGTCTTGCAATTAACCATAAgcag ATGAGCATGTACTTTGCGCCAGCTTTTTTTGGGCATCTTCTTGGAAAATGCCTGAAGCAGAAGTATCCAATTATTGAGATCATGAAACTTGGTTTTGTTGTACTGggaacttttgctcttgtttggtGGCCTTATGTGCATTCTTATGAGGCGGCCATGCAG GTAATCTCTCGATTGGCTCCATTTGAGAGAGGTATATATGAGGATTATGTTGCAAATTTCTGGTGTACCACCTCAGTTCTTATCAAGTGGAAGAGATTGTTCGCAATAAAGCCTCTGAAACTTATGAGTCTGTCTGCTACCATCCTGGCTTTCTTGCCTTCATTTCTTCAGCAAGTCAAGTCACCAAGTAATCTTGGCTTCCTCTATTCTCTGTTGAACAGCTCGTTCTCTTTCTATCTATTCTCGTACCAAG TGCACGAGAAATCAATTTTGCTTCCTCTTTTACCCGCAAGCCTTTTAGCATTACACGAACCTCAGCTGCATGGATGGTTCACTTACTATGCACTTTTTTCGATGTACCCGCTTATCTGCCGTGATCAGCTTCTTCTACAATATATAGCTGTTCTTGGATTGTTCGTTCTTATTTACTACCCACCTGGTGGAAACTACGGAAAGGGGGTGAAATTTCCTTCTGGAATAATGGTAGTTCTGAGCCTGCCATTTTTATGCTCGATCTTACTTCACACTGTGTACCTGCAAATAGAGCCTCCAAAGAGGTATCCCTTCCTCTTTGATGCACTGATAATGTTCATCTGCTTCTCACAGTTTATTATTTTGACCCTGTACACAAATTATAAGCAATGGATGTTGGACTTCCACCCTAGACCTGTAGGTAGGAAGAAGGACCTATGA